Proteins from a genomic interval of Cottoperca gobio chromosome 8, fCotGob3.1, whole genome shotgun sequence:
- the arhgap44a gene encoding rho GTPase-activating protein 44 isoform X2: MKKQFNRMRQLANQTVGRAEKTEVLSEDLLQVEKRLDLVKQVTHSTHKKLTACLQGQQGADIEKRSVKSPSKKLPLTILAQCMVEGAAVLGDDSLLGKMLMMCGETEEKLAQELIQFEFQIERDVVEPLYVLAEVDIPNIQKQRKHLAKLVLDMDSARTRFHQSSKSSSHPSTLQPGAKSESLREEMEEAANRMEICRDQLSADMYSFVAKEIDYANYFQTLIETQAEYHRKSLEILQSILPQIKAHQEAWVEKPSFGKSLEDHLNISGREIAFPIEACVTMLLECGMQEEGLFRVAPSASKLKKLKASLDCGVLDVQEYSCDPHAIAGALKSYLRELPEPLMTTELYDEWIQASNLPDMDKRLQALMAVCEKLPTDNLNNFRYLIKFLAKLSDYQDENKMTPGNQAIVLGPNLLWTHTEPNMTEMMTTLSLQIVGIIEPIIQHADWFFPGEIEFNLTGSYGSPIHTNHNSNYSSMPSPDMDQSERKQQHDQSRRPLSVATDNMMLEFYKKDGMGVRVMDTSWVSRKGSATLSRKTSSTPPGMQGPGSPADTLIPEQPGEFASSPSATPPPGERVCSDNVSPNRPDTSHAHPPPGEDRPPPPYPISSCHTAPHLFYPKPPPCARPVAPGPESQPPASPPPPLRWSGFTPPAPPPSSSSSSSSSSLDINSNPKPSCLHFPKHSPPGDMSHAPPPDTNASPLYIKTPLVLTRHDQSLGNPPSLPSSAPPPPPWAACPCARERGPPRLTSSFKSKELSPVIGHKAIQVAGPTVPPSCSPQGSSQSPHSTEHSPHTLHKGSKKLAPVPPKVPYSQSCGMSDQSTGQPSPVSLSPTPPSTPSPYGLVCPPGQVPPSSPGQTPFGAPHSLSSPPSLTGTLTKSRPAPKPRQRPSLPPPQPPTAPPGFTGLAMAPVPQPLEQGLLDGLSPGESMSTDIFNYEIPSINVNLDSLIDEFSGIPCRRSVAVTDSPEGDAVPEEEPQSTTL, encoded by the exons ATGAAGAAGCAATTCAATCGGATGCGACAGCTCGCCAACCAAACAGTGGGAAG GGCAGAGAAAACAGAGGTGTTAAGCGAGGACCTTCTACAG GTGGAGAAGCGTCTGGATCTGGTCAAGCAGGTGACACACAGCACTCACAAGAAGCTAACTGCCTGCCTGCAGGGTCAGCAGGGAGCTGATATAGAGAAGAGATCTGTCAAGTCCCCTTCT aaAAAACTACCACTCACGATCCTGGCACAATGTATGGTAGAAGGTGCTGCAGTGTTGGGGGATGACTCTCTCCTGGG GAAGATGCTGATGATGTGTggggagacagaagagaagttGGCCCAGGAGCTCATCCAGTTTGAGTTCCAGATAGAGAGGGATGTGGTGGAGCCCCTATATGTGCTCGCTGAG GTGGACATTCCTAACATCCAGAAACAGAGGAAGCACTTAGCTAAACTTGTCCTGGACATGGACTCCGCTCGGACAAG ATTTCATCAGTCGTCCAAGTCATCCAGCCACCCGAGCACGCTGCAGCCCGGCGCCAAGTCCGAGTCCCtcagagaggagatggaggaagcAGCCAATCGGATGGAGATTTGTAGG gATCAATTGTCAGCAGATATGTACAGTTTTGTGGCCAAAGAAATAGACTATGCAAATTACTTCCAGACA CTGATAGAAACGCAGGCAGAATATCACAGGAAGTCATTAGAGATTCTTCAAAGTATCCTGCCCCAGATTAAAGCTCACCAAG aggCGTGGGTGGAGAAGCCGTCGTTTGGCAAGTCTCTGGAGGACCACCTGAATATTAGTGGGAGAGAGATTGCCTTCCCCATCGAAGCTTGTGTCACTATGCTGTTAGAGTGTGGCATGCAAGAGGAG GGCCTCTTCAGAGTGGCTCCGTCAGCCTCCaagctgaagaagctgaaagcaTCTCTGGACTGTGGAGTTCTGGATGTGCAGGAGTACTCCTGCGACCCACACGCCATCGCAG GGGCTCTGAAATCATACCTCCGTGAGCTCCCTGAGCCACTGATGACCACTGAACTTTATGATGAATGGATTCAGGCTTCCAA CCTTCCAGATATGGACAAGAGACTACAAGCATTAATGGCAGTGTGTGAAAAACTCCCCACAGACAACTTGAACAATTTCAG ATATCTAATCAAATTCTTAGCCAAGCTAAGCGACTACCAAGACGAAAACAAGATGACTCCCGGCAACCAAGCGATTGTCCTCGGCCCTAACTTGCTTTGGACACACACTGAACc GAACATGACAGAGATGATGACCACCCTGTCCCTGCAGATTGTTGGCATCATTGAGCCCATTATCCAGCATGCTGACTGGTTCTTCCCTGGAG AGATTGAATTCAACTTGACAGGCAGCTACGGCAGCCCGATCCACACCAACCACAACTCCAACTACAGCTCCATGCCCTCACCAGACATGGACCAATCTGAGCGCAAGCAGCAGCACGACCAGAGCCGACGCCCACTGAGCGTTGCCACGGACAACATGATGCTGGAGTTTTACAAGAAGGATGG TATGGGCGTCCGGGTTATGGATACCTCCTGGGTGTCTCGTAAGGGTTCGGCCACACTGTCGCGCAAGACCTCCTCCACCCCTCCAGGCATGCAAGGCCCCGGCTCTCCCGCAGACACTCTCATACCGGAGCAGCCCGGCGAGTTCGCCAGCTCCCCGTCCGCGACACCGCCACCTGGAGAAAGGGTTTG CTCAGACAACGTGTCACCCAATCGGCCGGACACCTCTCATGCCCACCCACCCCCAGGGGAGGACCGGCCACCCCCCCCTTACCCCATCTCCTCGTGCCACACTGCCCCCCACCTCTTCTATCCCAAACCCCCACCCTGCGCTCGCCCCGTGGCACCGGGTCCAGAGTCCCAGCCCCCCGCCTCTCCCCCGCCCCCACTGCGCTGGTCTGGCTTCACTCCCCCCGCCCCgcccccttcctcctcttcttcctcctcctcctcgtcactTGACATCAATTCGAACCCCAAACCCAGCTGTCTGCATTTCCCCAAGCACAGCCCGCCTGGTGACATGTCGCATGCTCCCCCACCAGACACTAATGCTTCACCACTCTACATCAAAACCCCCTTGGTACTAACCCGCCATGACCAGTCCCTTGGCAACCCCCCTAGCCTCCCTTCGTCCGCTCCCCCGCCCCCGCCGTGGGCTGCCTGTCCATGTGCCCGAGAGAGAGGACCCCCCAGGCTGACTAG TTCATTCAAGAGTAAAGAGCTCTCCCCTGTAATTGGACACAAAGCCATCCAGGTGGCAGGTCCAACAGTCCCCCCCAGCTGTAGTCCTCAGGGCAGTAGCCAGTCCCCCCACTCCACAGAGCACAGTCCACACACCCTGCACAAAG GTTCCAAGAAGTTGGCCCCTGTGCCTCCAAAGGTCCCTTACAGCCAGTCCTGCGGGATGTCCGACCAGTCAACAGGTCAGCCGTCACCGGTCAGCCTGTCCCCCACACCTCCTAGCACCCCCTCCCCTTATGGACTGGTCTGCCCTCCAGGGCAAGTGCCCCCATCCTCCCCTGGGCAGACCCCATTTGGGGCACCCCACTCCCTTTCGTCCCCACCCTCCCTGACCGGAACGCTCACCAAGTCGCGGCCCGCCCCAAAGCCCAGGCAGAGACCCAGTCTGCCCCCTCCTCAGCCGCCCACAGCCCCCCCGGGGTTCACTGGCCTGGCCATGGCCCCAGTTCCCCAGCCCCTGGAGCAGGGCCTCCTGGATGGACTGTCTCCCGGGGAGAGCATGTCTACAG ATATCTTCAATTATGAAATCCCCTCCATCAATGTCAATCTGGACAGCCTCATCGATGAGTTCAGCGGTATCCCTTGCAGGAGGTCGGTGGCAGTGACAGACTCTCCAGAGGGGGACGCTGTGCCTGAGGAGGAGCCACAGAGCACCACTCTATGA
- the arhgap44a gene encoding rho GTPase-activating protein 44 isoform X1: MKKQFNRMRQLANQTVGRAEKTEVLSEDLLQVEKRLDLVKQVTHSTHKKLTACLQGQQGADIEKRSVKSPSKKLPLTILAQCMVEGAAVLGDDSLLGKMLMMCGETEEKLAQELIQFEFQIERDVVEPLYVLAEVDIPNIQKQRKHLAKLVLDMDSARTRFHQSSKSSSHPSTLQPGAKSESLREEMEEAANRMEICRDQLSADMYSFVAKEIDYANYFQTLIETQAEYHRKSLEILQSILPQIKAHQEAWVEKPSFGKSLEDHLNISGREIAFPIEACVTMLLECGMQEEGLFRVAPSASKLKKLKASLDCGVLDVQEYSCDPHAIAGALKSYLRELPEPLMTTELYDEWIQASNLPDMDKRLQALMAVCEKLPTDNLNNFRYLIKFLAKLSDYQDENKMTPGNQAIVLGPNLLWTHTEPNMTEMMTTLSLQIVGIIEPIIQHADWFFPGEIEFNLTGSYGSPIHTNHNSNYSSMPSPDMDQSERKQQHDQSRRPLSVATDNMMLEFYKKDGIRKIQSMGVRVMDTSWVSRKGSATLSRKTSSTPPGMQGPGSPADTLIPEQPGEFASSPSATPPPGERVCSDNVSPNRPDTSHAHPPPGEDRPPPPYPISSCHTAPHLFYPKPPPCARPVAPGPESQPPASPPPPLRWSGFTPPAPPPSSSSSSSSSSLDINSNPKPSCLHFPKHSPPGDMSHAPPPDTNASPLYIKTPLVLTRHDQSLGNPPSLPSSAPPPPPWAACPCARERGPPRLTSSFKSKELSPVIGHKAIQVAGPTVPPSCSPQGSSQSPHSTEHSPHTLHKGSKKLAPVPPKVPYSQSCGMSDQSTGQPSPVSLSPTPPSTPSPYGLVCPPGQVPPSSPGQTPFGAPHSLSSPPSLTGTLTKSRPAPKPRQRPSLPPPQPPTAPPGFTGLAMAPVPQPLEQGLLDGLSPGESMSTDIFNYEIPSINVNLDSLIDEFSGIPCRRSVAVTDSPEGDAVPEEEPQSTTL; this comes from the exons ATGAAGAAGCAATTCAATCGGATGCGACAGCTCGCCAACCAAACAGTGGGAAG GGCAGAGAAAACAGAGGTGTTAAGCGAGGACCTTCTACAG GTGGAGAAGCGTCTGGATCTGGTCAAGCAGGTGACACACAGCACTCACAAGAAGCTAACTGCCTGCCTGCAGGGTCAGCAGGGAGCTGATATAGAGAAGAGATCTGTCAAGTCCCCTTCT aaAAAACTACCACTCACGATCCTGGCACAATGTATGGTAGAAGGTGCTGCAGTGTTGGGGGATGACTCTCTCCTGGG GAAGATGCTGATGATGTGTggggagacagaagagaagttGGCCCAGGAGCTCATCCAGTTTGAGTTCCAGATAGAGAGGGATGTGGTGGAGCCCCTATATGTGCTCGCTGAG GTGGACATTCCTAACATCCAGAAACAGAGGAAGCACTTAGCTAAACTTGTCCTGGACATGGACTCCGCTCGGACAAG ATTTCATCAGTCGTCCAAGTCATCCAGCCACCCGAGCACGCTGCAGCCCGGCGCCAAGTCCGAGTCCCtcagagaggagatggaggaagcAGCCAATCGGATGGAGATTTGTAGG gATCAATTGTCAGCAGATATGTACAGTTTTGTGGCCAAAGAAATAGACTATGCAAATTACTTCCAGACA CTGATAGAAACGCAGGCAGAATATCACAGGAAGTCATTAGAGATTCTTCAAAGTATCCTGCCCCAGATTAAAGCTCACCAAG aggCGTGGGTGGAGAAGCCGTCGTTTGGCAAGTCTCTGGAGGACCACCTGAATATTAGTGGGAGAGAGATTGCCTTCCCCATCGAAGCTTGTGTCACTATGCTGTTAGAGTGTGGCATGCAAGAGGAG GGCCTCTTCAGAGTGGCTCCGTCAGCCTCCaagctgaagaagctgaaagcaTCTCTGGACTGTGGAGTTCTGGATGTGCAGGAGTACTCCTGCGACCCACACGCCATCGCAG GGGCTCTGAAATCATACCTCCGTGAGCTCCCTGAGCCACTGATGACCACTGAACTTTATGATGAATGGATTCAGGCTTCCAA CCTTCCAGATATGGACAAGAGACTACAAGCATTAATGGCAGTGTGTGAAAAACTCCCCACAGACAACTTGAACAATTTCAG ATATCTAATCAAATTCTTAGCCAAGCTAAGCGACTACCAAGACGAAAACAAGATGACTCCCGGCAACCAAGCGATTGTCCTCGGCCCTAACTTGCTTTGGACACACACTGAACc GAACATGACAGAGATGATGACCACCCTGTCCCTGCAGATTGTTGGCATCATTGAGCCCATTATCCAGCATGCTGACTGGTTCTTCCCTGGAG AGATTGAATTCAACTTGACAGGCAGCTACGGCAGCCCGATCCACACCAACCACAACTCCAACTACAGCTCCATGCCCTCACCAGACATGGACCAATCTGAGCGCAAGCAGCAGCACGACCAGAGCCGACGCCCACTGAGCGTTGCCACGGACAACATGATGCTGGAGTTTTACAAGAAGGATGG CATTAGGAAGATACAAAG TATGGGCGTCCGGGTTATGGATACCTCCTGGGTGTCTCGTAAGGGTTCGGCCACACTGTCGCGCAAGACCTCCTCCACCCCTCCAGGCATGCAAGGCCCCGGCTCTCCCGCAGACACTCTCATACCGGAGCAGCCCGGCGAGTTCGCCAGCTCCCCGTCCGCGACACCGCCACCTGGAGAAAGGGTTTG CTCAGACAACGTGTCACCCAATCGGCCGGACACCTCTCATGCCCACCCACCCCCAGGGGAGGACCGGCCACCCCCCCCTTACCCCATCTCCTCGTGCCACACTGCCCCCCACCTCTTCTATCCCAAACCCCCACCCTGCGCTCGCCCCGTGGCACCGGGTCCAGAGTCCCAGCCCCCCGCCTCTCCCCCGCCCCCACTGCGCTGGTCTGGCTTCACTCCCCCCGCCCCgcccccttcctcctcttcttcctcctcctcctcgtcactTGACATCAATTCGAACCCCAAACCCAGCTGTCTGCATTTCCCCAAGCACAGCCCGCCTGGTGACATGTCGCATGCTCCCCCACCAGACACTAATGCTTCACCACTCTACATCAAAACCCCCTTGGTACTAACCCGCCATGACCAGTCCCTTGGCAACCCCCCTAGCCTCCCTTCGTCCGCTCCCCCGCCCCCGCCGTGGGCTGCCTGTCCATGTGCCCGAGAGAGAGGACCCCCCAGGCTGACTAG TTCATTCAAGAGTAAAGAGCTCTCCCCTGTAATTGGACACAAAGCCATCCAGGTGGCAGGTCCAACAGTCCCCCCCAGCTGTAGTCCTCAGGGCAGTAGCCAGTCCCCCCACTCCACAGAGCACAGTCCACACACCCTGCACAAAG GTTCCAAGAAGTTGGCCCCTGTGCCTCCAAAGGTCCCTTACAGCCAGTCCTGCGGGATGTCCGACCAGTCAACAGGTCAGCCGTCACCGGTCAGCCTGTCCCCCACACCTCCTAGCACCCCCTCCCCTTATGGACTGGTCTGCCCTCCAGGGCAAGTGCCCCCATCCTCCCCTGGGCAGACCCCATTTGGGGCACCCCACTCCCTTTCGTCCCCACCCTCCCTGACCGGAACGCTCACCAAGTCGCGGCCCGCCCCAAAGCCCAGGCAGAGACCCAGTCTGCCCCCTCCTCAGCCGCCCACAGCCCCCCCGGGGTTCACTGGCCTGGCCATGGCCCCAGTTCCCCAGCCCCTGGAGCAGGGCCTCCTGGATGGACTGTCTCCCGGGGAGAGCATGTCTACAG ATATCTTCAATTATGAAATCCCCTCCATCAATGTCAATCTGGACAGCCTCATCGATGAGTTCAGCGGTATCCCTTGCAGGAGGTCGGTGGCAGTGACAGACTCTCCAGAGGGGGACGCTGTGCCTGAGGAGGAGCCACAGAGCACCACTCTATGA
- the arhgap44a gene encoding rho GTPase-activating protein 44 isoform X4: MKKQFNRMRQLANQTVGRAEKTEVLSEDLLQVEKRLDLVKQVTHSTHKKLTACLQGQQGADIEKRSVKSPSKKLPLTILAQCMVEGAAVLGDDSLLGKMLMMCGETEEKLAQELIQFEFQIERDVVEPLYVLAEVDIPNIQKQRKHLAKLVLDMDSARTRFHQSSKSSSHPSTLQPGAKSESLREEMEEAANRMEICRDQLSADMYSFVAKEIDYANYFQTLIETQAEYHRKSLEILQSILPQIKAHQEAWVEKPSFGKSLEDHLNISGREIAFPIEACVTMLLECGMQEEGLFRVAPSASKLKKLKASLDCGVLDVQEYSCDPHAIAGALKSYLRELPEPLMTTELYDEWIQASNLPDMDKRLQALMAVCEKLPTDNLNNFRYLIKFLAKLSDYQDENKMTPGNQAIVLGPNLLWTHTEPNMTEMMTTLSLQIVGIIEPIIQHADWFFPGEIEFNLTGSYGSPIHTNHNSNYSSMPSPDMDQSERKQQHDQSRRPLSVATDNMMLEFYKKDGIRKIQSMGVRVMDTSWVSRKGSATLSRKTSSTPPGMQGPGSPADTLIPEQPGEFASSPSATPPPGERVCSFKSKELSPVIGHKAIQVAGPTVPPSCSPQGSSQSPHSTEHSPHTLHKGSKKLAPVPPKVPYSQSCGMSDQSTGQPSPVSLSPTPPSTPSPYGLVCPPGQVPPSSPGQTPFGAPHSLSSPPSLTGTLTKSRPAPKPRQRPSLPPPQPPTAPPGFTGLAMAPVPQPLEQGLLDGLSPGESMSTDIFNYEIPSINVNLDSLIDEFSGIPCRRSVAVTDSPEGDAVPEEEPQSTTL, translated from the exons ATGAAGAAGCAATTCAATCGGATGCGACAGCTCGCCAACCAAACAGTGGGAAG GGCAGAGAAAACAGAGGTGTTAAGCGAGGACCTTCTACAG GTGGAGAAGCGTCTGGATCTGGTCAAGCAGGTGACACACAGCACTCACAAGAAGCTAACTGCCTGCCTGCAGGGTCAGCAGGGAGCTGATATAGAGAAGAGATCTGTCAAGTCCCCTTCT aaAAAACTACCACTCACGATCCTGGCACAATGTATGGTAGAAGGTGCTGCAGTGTTGGGGGATGACTCTCTCCTGGG GAAGATGCTGATGATGTGTggggagacagaagagaagttGGCCCAGGAGCTCATCCAGTTTGAGTTCCAGATAGAGAGGGATGTGGTGGAGCCCCTATATGTGCTCGCTGAG GTGGACATTCCTAACATCCAGAAACAGAGGAAGCACTTAGCTAAACTTGTCCTGGACATGGACTCCGCTCGGACAAG ATTTCATCAGTCGTCCAAGTCATCCAGCCACCCGAGCACGCTGCAGCCCGGCGCCAAGTCCGAGTCCCtcagagaggagatggaggaagcAGCCAATCGGATGGAGATTTGTAGG gATCAATTGTCAGCAGATATGTACAGTTTTGTGGCCAAAGAAATAGACTATGCAAATTACTTCCAGACA CTGATAGAAACGCAGGCAGAATATCACAGGAAGTCATTAGAGATTCTTCAAAGTATCCTGCCCCAGATTAAAGCTCACCAAG aggCGTGGGTGGAGAAGCCGTCGTTTGGCAAGTCTCTGGAGGACCACCTGAATATTAGTGGGAGAGAGATTGCCTTCCCCATCGAAGCTTGTGTCACTATGCTGTTAGAGTGTGGCATGCAAGAGGAG GGCCTCTTCAGAGTGGCTCCGTCAGCCTCCaagctgaagaagctgaaagcaTCTCTGGACTGTGGAGTTCTGGATGTGCAGGAGTACTCCTGCGACCCACACGCCATCGCAG GGGCTCTGAAATCATACCTCCGTGAGCTCCCTGAGCCACTGATGACCACTGAACTTTATGATGAATGGATTCAGGCTTCCAA CCTTCCAGATATGGACAAGAGACTACAAGCATTAATGGCAGTGTGTGAAAAACTCCCCACAGACAACTTGAACAATTTCAG ATATCTAATCAAATTCTTAGCCAAGCTAAGCGACTACCAAGACGAAAACAAGATGACTCCCGGCAACCAAGCGATTGTCCTCGGCCCTAACTTGCTTTGGACACACACTGAACc GAACATGACAGAGATGATGACCACCCTGTCCCTGCAGATTGTTGGCATCATTGAGCCCATTATCCAGCATGCTGACTGGTTCTTCCCTGGAG AGATTGAATTCAACTTGACAGGCAGCTACGGCAGCCCGATCCACACCAACCACAACTCCAACTACAGCTCCATGCCCTCACCAGACATGGACCAATCTGAGCGCAAGCAGCAGCACGACCAGAGCCGACGCCCACTGAGCGTTGCCACGGACAACATGATGCTGGAGTTTTACAAGAAGGATGG CATTAGGAAGATACAAAG TATGGGCGTCCGGGTTATGGATACCTCCTGGGTGTCTCGTAAGGGTTCGGCCACACTGTCGCGCAAGACCTCCTCCACCCCTCCAGGCATGCAAGGCCCCGGCTCTCCCGCAGACACTCTCATACCGGAGCAGCCCGGCGAGTTCGCCAGCTCCCCGTCCGCGACACCGCCACCTGGAGAAAGGGTTTG TTCATTCAAGAGTAAAGAGCTCTCCCCTGTAATTGGACACAAAGCCATCCAGGTGGCAGGTCCAACAGTCCCCCCCAGCTGTAGTCCTCAGGGCAGTAGCCAGTCCCCCCACTCCACAGAGCACAGTCCACACACCCTGCACAAAG GTTCCAAGAAGTTGGCCCCTGTGCCTCCAAAGGTCCCTTACAGCCAGTCCTGCGGGATGTCCGACCAGTCAACAGGTCAGCCGTCACCGGTCAGCCTGTCCCCCACACCTCCTAGCACCCCCTCCCCTTATGGACTGGTCTGCCCTCCAGGGCAAGTGCCCCCATCCTCCCCTGGGCAGACCCCATTTGGGGCACCCCACTCCCTTTCGTCCCCACCCTCCCTGACCGGAACGCTCACCAAGTCGCGGCCCGCCCCAAAGCCCAGGCAGAGACCCAGTCTGCCCCCTCCTCAGCCGCCCACAGCCCCCCCGGGGTTCACTGGCCTGGCCATGGCCCCAGTTCCCCAGCCCCTGGAGCAGGGCCTCCTGGATGGACTGTCTCCCGGGGAGAGCATGTCTACAG ATATCTTCAATTATGAAATCCCCTCCATCAATGTCAATCTGGACAGCCTCATCGATGAGTTCAGCGGTATCCCTTGCAGGAGGTCGGTGGCAGTGACAGACTCTCCAGAGGGGGACGCTGTGCCTGAGGAGGAGCCACAGAGCACCACTCTATGA